The following nucleotide sequence is from Zea mays cultivar B73 chromosome 1, Zm-B73-REFERENCE-NAM-5.0, whole genome shotgun sequence.
ATTGCTTGTGAACCTATATTGGCAAAATGGTTGAAAAACCTGAACTGCCTACATATTTTGTAGTTCACAATTTTTAGGGTTTGTGTGTGAGGCTACCGTTGTCTGGGTTGCTTGTGCACCCTGTGTAGGTTTTGGGCCTGTTTTAAGATTTTCTTAAAACTGGGTcaattcctttcttctccctaaTTGAAAGGCAGAGCTCCTGCCGTTACGTTCAAAAAAAAATTTAGGATTATTTGTCTTTATCATGGTTAGACAAGGTTCCTCATAGTGGTTAATTTCTTATGCGTCCCTATTGCCTTTAGTATTCACGCTTCCTTGCTTTCCTAATTCTATGCATCTTAACTACTAAGTGCTTTTTATCCCTAGGCCCTAACTTTGTGCTTCTTCTGCAAAGGAAATTGTTTTACATCTGACCCATGTGTCTGACAGCTGTGTTTGTGGGACCATAAGTCCATAACCATGCTGTGTCTGGTCATAAACCATAACCAGGTCATATGTATAACATCACTATTTTGAAAAATAACTTATGTGCCTTCTTGTGTCTTGTCTAGAAGCACATCTTCGAGTTCCATGGTGAAATTTAGTTATTAAGCATTGTTCCAAACTGAGGTTACTCTAGATATGTCCATATCAAACTCGGTTCATCGACATCATAAGCACATCGGAATGTCATTTTTGCCCCTagcactttcttcttcctcccttcctATTCTTCTCTTTCTCCTTCCCGCTCCCTTTTTTCACAAGGCTGGGCGTAGGTTGGGCATGACATGTGGCCAATGCCTCAAGTGGCTGCGCACATGGTTAGTACCGTGGCGACGAGCAGGCCATGCTGTGTGGGCTCGACTGACAGTGGCCAACGTGGTGATTGCGGGTGGCATGAGGCATGAacagtgtgtgtgtgtggggggggggggtgcacACAGCTTTTGCGCTGGCGGCAAGTAGGTCACACTGTGTGGGCCTAGGAGAAGTCGGCCAGTGTGTGTGGCAGCCCTGGCAGGGGGGTGTACTCATATACATCGGTGATCAGTCTATAGGGTGATATTCGGCACAACAATTTCTATGAAACTATGACATGCTAAATAAAGACAGTTAAATATATGGAAGTATTCTTCAAATTAAATTAATGACATATAGTTTACATTATTAATTTATACAATTCCTTGTATATCGATGATGGAAGTGAAAAACTTTTGATGTATAGGAATCCTAAATTACATGTACTTTGAATCAGAGGGAGTCTGGATTAGAATAAAAAAAAGTAGCATGATTTTTATAATATATTTAAAAGTGAAAAATTAAAAAACATAATAAAACCATAAGAATTAAAATAGATTAAATACGAAATCAGGGCATAAATTGTCCAACGGTTATTTGGGAACACTCATCCTTCAAGTCTTCAACTCCATCTTAGGCCACAAAGGCACAAACTACACTTAAAAAAGTAAGGTTGCCAAACCGGGGAGCTAGATTCTCTCACCACAAGCTTCTTTGACCAGCCAGCTAGATTCGAGGAAGCTCCATTCTTTTAGGGAAGTTTGAACTCCTCTTTTGTACCAGGAAGCTGAAGGCCTCTCCTTGGCAGCTTCTCATAGAAGCAAACTCCAATTAAAAGGGCATGTGGTTTCTCACATAAACCCCACTAAAACTAAAAATACGTTTTTTTGCTAAATGAGTAAGAAGTTGGGGTAATATTTTATGGCTTAAGTTATTACATTAGTCAAGCAAGGAGCAGATAACCTGAATGGCATGCAAGATATTTCAATATTTGAATTATTATTTCTTGCAATTTTGTAATCTTATTCTTTTTTATAGCTGATTTGTCAAGTCCTTATGTTTTCTGTCTTTGCTGTCATAGTTGCAGAAAATCATTTaatctatttattttgtatagctgATTTGTCAAGTATTTTTTGCCAAATCTTTAATATAGTGTGATATTTTATGTTTCAATTATATATTTTTGTATAGCTGACTCTTATTACTTCGTACATGAAGAGCTGTGAATGTCTTAGCTGAAATGAGGAGTACCCTTGGTCTGAATGACTGTAAATTATTATGCATAAATTCGTCTACAGAAGCAGGTGGTAGTAATGCTGACAATTCATGGCTACCTTATGTGAGGATACTGAATACCTCATATTGAATTTCAGTAATGTTTTAAAATTTTAGCAAATATGCAATCTATTATAATCTTTTCGTTACTAAATGCAGAAAGCTCTTGTTTTGAACAATCATGATGGATCCTGTattcttagtgtggatgatctgaATGAGGTATTAGAACATTTGATCTACAATTATATATTTTCATGTTTTTCTCTATAGTGTTTTTCTGGGCACACAAAGTTTTGTGACACTTTGTTAACTTTTCATGGTACCTAAGGATTCATCTGTCAGGTGATAGTTATAGAGTAACCATCCTGCATTCAGTTGATTCATTTTTTTGTGCACTGATGCCAAGGATGGCACATCAAATTGTTATGTTATTtttgttgccgtagatctcgttgCCGCATGCAAACTTCCTCAGCTGTCAACAAGCTTTACTCGATACTGAATTGCTGAGCTTGTTTATTTCAGATAAAGGACTTCATGCAAGATTTTGTTTCAAACCATATCATCCCCTACATGGAACAAAAGATCCGTGTCCTCAATCAGCAGGTACACAGTTGAGAGTTTGGTATATCATTATGTTCATCTTATCATTTCCCAACAAGATTCAGTACCGTTTTAGGTAGCCACAACAAGAAAGGGTTTTAGAAATCAGATCAAGAACTTGTGGTGGAGAAAAAGAGATGATGTCCCAGAAGCTCCAAATGGGCCAATGCAAGTGATTATTCTAGATTTTGCTGCTTTTCACTGTATATATCTGTAATTTCTAATATTCTGTAACTTTATTTTCTCCATCAGGTATACATTCACCTCCATAGAATCACAGATCAGAGTACTTGGTGATTTCGCCTTCATGTTACGGGACTACGAGCTTGCCTTGTCAAACTACAGACTACTCGCTACTGATTATAAGCTTGATAAGGCTTGGAAGCGATTTGCTGGTGTACAGGTACAAGAATTTTTTTGACTCGTTTTGCTGAACTTTCTCTGTGGATATACATATTAATAGTCTGTTTAGCGTTTTTAATTGTGTTGTAAAAGCAAAATTATGATTGCTATTCTGAAGGAATATCCCGGTATGTATGCCAAACATGTTGGTCTTGTTTACACTAAAAGCAATGGGCAGTTCCATTACCAACCCAGCTTTCCTACAAATATGGCGTTTGGCCTAGAAAACATCAGATGATACATGTCCACTATGTTGCAGGGTTTCTGGATTGTTTTTACTTGAGTCTGGAATCACCTTAATGTGTTTCACATATTAACTTCATGTTGATAATTGATATACATATATTCTCTTTTGCAGGAGATGAGTGGACTTTGCTATTTCATTTTGGATCAGTCGAGGAAGGACGCGGAGTATTGCATGGAAAATGCCTTCAGTAcatatttggtatttatttagaaatTCACATCTTGGTTTCCTGGCACATGCAAATAATTATTTCCTTTATATTGCTTATTACTTAATCTTTTGGATATTGTTCTGTGGTCTTGTGCTGTTACCCCATGCTTCTTATACAGAACAATAAGGAGCCCAAAACCCATTTTGCATGGAACATCTTTTTCGTGTTTATCAGTTCTTAACTTCTTATTGAATGCTCAATTCAAGTCTTATTTAAGCAACAATCATAACAAACAGCTACAATTCTGGGCCACATCGCCACATATTCATTTCATTCTAGTTTCTTGTTACAACCTCTGGGCCATGTTGCCACATATTCATTTGGGAAGGGAAAGGGATGACATTTTAGACTGGCTACAAGTTCTGGGCCACATTGCCACATATTCATTTCATTCTAGTTTCTGGTTTCTTTCGGAAACGTGTCCTGAGTCAAGAAAAGTCAGAATGTACAGGGTCCACCCTGATTTAAAACTACCCTCTTCAATATCAAATGGTTTATTATGCACATTCTGATACTAGCTGTACAAATCTGAATATCCTGAGGTATGGTGCGTTTAGAAGAATGCACAAATAAGTGAAATATGTGCCCATGACAAGATACTACACTTATGATATGTAGATAGTAGACTCTTTAGTTTTCTTGATTGAACTTCTTGTAGCCTTCTTTCATTCAAAGTGTAATTCACCTTTTCATATATGCAGAGAATTGGATCTTCTGGCCAGAGAAATGCTACTAGATGTGGCCTTTGGTGGGCTGAAATGCTTAAAACAAGAGGACAGTATAGGGAAGCATCTAATGTGTATTTCCGTGTTTCTAATGAGGTAGATTTCCTGTTTGTCGTGGAAAATTTTTAGCTGATTAGATGTATTATTGATTGATTGAGCATCTCTGCTACTCAGGAACCTTCTTTGCATTCTGCTGTACTGCTTGAGCAAGCCGCTTGTTGCTATCTATTATGCAATCCACCCATGCTTCGGAAATACGGATTTCACCTAATCTTAGCTGGGAATAGCTACTTCGTGTCTGATCAGGTTCATAATAATTCTTTTACTGTTCTTGTAATCCCTTTCAAAGTTCATTGAATCATTGAATCTTTTCTAAATCGTTTTTTCATTCTTTAACTGCAGAAACAACATGCTGTTCGGGTGTACAGAAATGCTTTGTTCGTTTACAAACAAAACCCTTGGAGTTACATCAACAATCATGTACACTTTAATATTGGAAGGTAGTTAGTATTTTTTAGCTCCTGTCCAGGTTTTATCTTGTGTCTGTCTTTATGCTGTACTTGACTCTGGGTGTACTGATAGGTGGTATGGAGTTCTCGGGATACTTGACGTAGCCATCAAGCACTTGCTTGAGGTCATTGCTTGTAGCCATCAGTCGCTGACTACACAAAACATGTTCCTCAATGATTTTTTCCATTATGTTCAGGTTAATGACCAACTATAACACGTCAGCTTAATACCTTATTGAACCTAACTTTTGGTGCATTTCTAATTTTGTGATATGTTTTGTGTGTATAGAGCATGGGGAAGAAATTTGATGTGTACAAGCTCCAACTTCCTGTTTTTAACATGTCATCTCTCAAAGTTCTACATGAGGATCATCGCACTTATGCATCACATGCAGATGTAAGGCCTAACAACTGTACCAGGACTTTTTCTAATTCATCTATCATTGCATTTCTGCGAGCAATCAAACATTGAACCTCCCTATATTATTATAGAATGTTGTCTTTTGGGTACTTGAGCTACCCTTCCTGTACCCCCTTAAAGAAAAAGGCATAATATATGGCTAATTCCACATCTATTTGATAATGAAATGAAACACTATTACTGTCTTTTACCTGATCTCTTTTCCTGCAGCTAATTTGTTATTATGCTATTGATGCCCTTGTCAGCATGTGTCGGTTGTCTTATGTTACAGGTTGGCGTTAGTGAAAGCACGTGGCAGGAGCTGGAGGAAGAATTGATCCCATCATCATCAATTGTCAAAACTAATTGGCTGGATACTCAGCCAATGAGAAAATACAAGGACTCCTGTATTTGTGTGGCTGGAGGTAATTTGTTTTAAATAAAAATTCATAGCTATACTCATCAATGGTCAAACCACTATCTGAAATTGTCTAGCATACAGCTGAGATGTGGCACTTATCAACTTATCAATCTAGTTCAGAACAATATCTTCTTTTGGATGGGTGGACACTTGTCTTTGAGTGCTATCTTGCATTATCGTCTGTTGCTGGATAAGGCATAGACTGTCTGTTTGGGTCTTTTAAGGCTTGATCATCCAGTGCGATGCGATTTTCTTAGCTACTTATGTTGTTTAATAAATTAATAATTTGTTTGGGCACCGTCCATCTATTGTCCATCAGTCCCATTGGAATTGTATGATTTGCACACCAATGTGAGTTTGAATCCCCTTTATTTTGCCAATGGACTTTGAACTTGATATGTCCTCCATTtccacttgaaacattttaattaTTTACGGTTTGTGCTATATCCTTGAAATCAGGCTTTTGCTTTGCTGACCTTTTTAAAAAATGCCATTGGCTGTTGTCTTCTTGACCTTCCATCATAATTTTGGTCTCAAGGTGACCAGATGCCAATTGGAGGCAGTCTGGATTTGCCAAGCTGCAGATCTGCAGACTGGTTGATGCCACTGACATTGCATATATCAGCTTGAAGATGAGGCAGGAGCGCCAGTATTAGAAACAAACATAAGAGGCTGAGGCCTTGAGGGAGTGGGCATGAGAAGGAGAGGATGAGGCTCGAGTGGAGCCTACATTGTCATTTGAGGTTAAAGGATAGAACTTACCAACTGAATTATTACAAACGGGTCCTAACTTGGTTGAAAGCCAGTAAATCAAACATAATCAGAAGAGAAAGCCCCCTTTTGACGGAACCAGTATCCTATCAACAATTGCATAAGAAAGTTACCAGCTGTGACTAGTCCAAGTGACTGGTTACTGCAGCTGTTTACACTGCTCAAATGAGCAAATAATTTCACGAGCAGCTTTCTCAGTGAAGCTGAGCCGTTTTTATACCTTGTTTGGCAAAACAGTTTCTCCATGGTAGACAAACAGGAGAAAGTTTCCCTAATGCCCTTAACTTAGTTCCCTTCTCTATTTTGTTCCGTCATCCCCCCCTCCCCCCAGTGGCTGTGCTCCCGCGTCCCTGTTGGCCCTCGCCCTGTCTAGCCACATCTCAGGCTGGCCACGTCCCAGTAGGTTGCGCCTCCGGCAGACGTGCTCCTGGCATCCAGCGCCTCAAACCCACATTGTCCATGCTCCCACATCCCCGTCGGCATTTGTCCTGGCAGGCTGCGATCCCACGTCCCCAGCGGCACTTGCAATGGCTGGCTGCACGAGAGACTCAAGAGTCCCCATGCCCGTGGCTACTCAGCAAGCGGACATGctgccgcggcggcgctcgctgtCCTGGGGACGGCCTCGGTGGCTGCAGCGGCACTCGCTGCCCCGGCGGCCACGGCAGCATTCACTGGCCCCGACCTCGATTGGCCCCGGAGGTGGTCCTTGCATGTTGCATCCAGTGGCGCCCGTTCTCACGCAAAGCAGCGCCTGTATCCCAGGGGCAAATCTTATCTTTGCACATGGTAGGGCCCACAAAGTGGCAGGTGAAGCTAGAATAAGCTACTTCTTTCAGCTTCATCCCACCCCATCTCTTTGAGAACAGAAAAAAAGGAGCTTTACCTATGGAGCTGTTTTGAAAAAGGGTGTTTGGCAAAACACAGCTCATGTGAAGCTGTGCCAATTCCCAAACAGAGCCTTAGATTGATCACTTATGAGTCTTTACCAATTTTGACCATAACTGAGCTGTAAGTTTTTGGATGCTCGGTTATGGAGCTTCTTTGGGCACAAGACTAGAAAATTGTTTCTTGTTACCAAATTATTTATAAGCAAGAGGGACTCCAGAATTGTTGTGTCCATATTTTATTATCCTGACACAAATGATCCTTGGAGTTCTGACAAAATCTTGGAGCACTAAATGTTATGTGAAGTTTCAGTAAAGGCACAAAATAGACATAAATTTGGTTGAAATGATCTGATATCATCTCTCTTAGACCCTTCTAATTGTTATTTCTCTTACTATGTATATAATGTTCTTAGTTTCTTCGTTTGTTGGTTGCAGAAGCAGTAAAATTGAGTGTTGAACTTAAAAATCCCCTCCAAATTCCTGTTGCTGTTTCTGGCATCTCTATTATATGCCAGCTTTCCAGCACTTTGGATGCATTAAGTTCTGGTAAGATTTCCTTCCCGAGTTCTTTCCATATAGAGGAATTACGTTAACCGTTGCATTACATTCCTCATGCAGATGTTAGTGGACTGGACTTGGATGGTGGGGAAGATAAGGTTAACACAGAGCCATCTATTTCAATGTAAATTTCTTTTCATAATTAAAGTTTTGTTCATGTAGATGTTGTTCTTTCCACCCAAATTTATAATGGCTATTATTGCTATCTATGACTTTTATTGCTATTTATTGAACACTACAGGTTGGAGACTGATGGAGATAAGTTTACATTGTCAAAGCTTGACATTGTATTAGGAGGAGGTGAAAGTAAAAGAGTATGTATCAATTTCTTGCCTTTTATCTCTACGCAATATTTTAGGGTCTGTTTGGATGTAGATATTGGAGATGTTAGTTAAATCTATACCAAATCTGCCTAGTATGAAAATGGGTTGCAATAAATCTGTTGTTTCGATGTAACTGGAATTGCAATTCCATCTAATACAGAGGGTCTAGGCTCTGAATTGTGAGAGGCAACTTTTAGTTGTAGTCCAATACCAAGGAATTGAGCTATAATTCCAACTCTGAATTCAGTAGATAACCAAACAGCAAAATTCAGGAATTCTGGTTTCAATTTCCAATTCCGGATTTCAATATCTACATGACTACATCCAAACGGGGTGTTATGTGCTTTGAAAATTGTTTAAGGATGTCTTTGCTGACTGTACAGCAGATCTAACCTTTACCTGGTAAAAAGCTAGATGAACAGAATATACTGCTAACATTTTAGGGGATGAATGTGAAAAAAGTGCTTAAGGTTCAATTTTGTGTCGGTGCACTGCTGTTGGATCTATTTATTTGCTGGAATTTGTTACAGTAAGATTTTGCTCTTTTGGCTCAAAGATGGGTGATGCAAACTAGTTATAGGCCAAAGAATAATTACATGTTTTAAAGGCCACCACATGCATACTGAGAAAACTGAAAACCGATAATAGTTCAGGTTAGTGCCATTTTTTTTTTTGCTTGGTATCCTTTAACCCGCCATATGTTATTACTGAATTAATTTTCATTTGTTTCAATTTCTTCAGTCTGATTTTACAAGAAATTTTGCTTGGTATCCATCTTTTTTTTTAAAGAAAATGGATGTATCCAGGGTCAAATATTCAAATACTATACTGATTATACGTAACTCTCCTGCGTGTTTGAGAGAAAAAAAATACTACACTGATCATTCCTCATTTCCTTACTATTTGTCTGATTGCATTTTTGCAGATTTGATGTGTTTGGCATTTGTTGTTTCATATAGGTATTGCGTTTTCTTGTTAATTGTCTTTCAAGGTAGTTGCTCATTTCCTCTCCACCTTCTTTAGGTGCAACTTGATGTTACTCCAAAGGTTGAAGGTATTTTGAAGTTGGTTGGGATAAGGTGGACTCTTTCAGAGTCAGTAGTAGGTTATCAATACTTTGAATTTAATGCACAGAAAAAAATCAAGAAAGGGAAAAGAGGCCCACACCGTTCTTGGAATAACAGCCTGGTTGTAATCAAGGTTAGAATCTATCCAGATTTATCTTCATAAACCTTAGTTTCTGATGATGTGTGGAGTTTTAAATTCTTCGCCTACAGGGTTTACCAAAACTTACAGGATCTATTGATCGCATGCCTACAAAAGCGTTTGCTGGTGATTTAAAGCTGCTTACACTAAATCTGAGAAACCATTCCGAATATGCTGTGAAGGTCTCTTTTACCATTTGTCTTTCTCTTGTTTCTTATTCTGATAATCATTGAAGAGTTGCTGAGTTTTCTACAGATGAACATGACTTTATGCAAGTACCAAGCACCATATTATCTGTTAACTCTTTCCAATCCTCTAATGCAGGGTATAAAAATGAAACTTAGCAACCCAAGATTTTTAATTCCCGGCGATTCATCGGACATTGGCCTCAAGTTCCCACACTGCTTAAAGAGGCACGTGCAATCAGAAAGCAGTGTTGTATCAGCCAAAACTATGAAGGACAATTTCAAGAGTCTGCTCTTTGCATTTCCTCAGGTCAAGTGGCTTAAGGCACTAGTATCTTTTTGTTTGTACTAGAGTAGTCCATTTAATATTTTTTATTGCTTTCGCCGATTATTTGTTGGCGCATATTCTTTCACAAATATTGACCCTTGTTATTTTTCCAGGATATAGAAATTCAAGCAGGGGCAGCACTCTCTTGGCCTATTTGGTTTCATGCGGCAACTCCTGGAAATGTTTCTCTTTATATATCTCTGTATTACGAAATGGGGAGTTCCAGTGATATTAAATACCGTACACTACGCATGCACTTCAATCTTGAGGTAACAGATTGTGTCCCATATTTAGTTTTTTTAGGACGCTATATTTGTTACTCCCTCTAGGCCCAAATGCAAGTTGTCGTAAGATTATTGTTGCTCTTTCCTTTTCAGTATTGATTTACATAGATTGATGTTACTAAGTTCGCCATGAAAAAAAAATTCATCACATAAATTTCTACTTAAAAATGTTTTATTTGTAGAATGTCTTATTGGTTGTTAGCACATTCATAATACATGTTAGTGTTTTATAACCCAGACTTTCAGTTGGGAATTGGGATTCTCTTTATCTCTTAAAAGTTATTCTGTCACATTTATTGATGCACTTTGCATCAGTGAAGCTCCAATTGTTCTCCCAACACAATTACTTTTCCAAGGTGAAATTGAAAGTTTAAGCAATCCAAGATCAAGGCATTTCTAATGGTTTTCGCCCATACTAGTATTCTGTGTTCGTGATCTTCAGATCGAAGGAGGAACAAAGTAGTTATTTGGTGTATGCTATTCTTTTATTGCTTATTTTTCTTTTGGATAAGCATAAGCAATTCTTCACAGGTTTTGCCGTCACTTGACGTATCCTTTTCTGTAAGCACGTCCTCATCAAGATTGCAAGAGTATATTGTTCGCATGGATGTCATGAACAAGACTCCATCAGAGTCATTTGTGCTTCATCAGTTATCATGTGTCGGTGATAAATGGGCAGTTTCAGCATTGGCGGCGTGCAGTTCAATCAACTCTGTTGAAACAGTATCAGAAAATCAGGCTGTGTCGTACTTCTTCAAAATTAAGGTTGAAGGCACATTCTTCAATGAACTGCCAGATACAGAACACTTCGATGGTTTCCATTGTCTTATTCAATGCTCTTGTTTTATAAGTCTTGTGAATTCAAGGTTGTGATATATTTTCCCAATGCATGCT
It contains:
- the LOC103644142 gene encoding trafficking protein particle complex subunit 8 isoform X2; the encoded protein is MITCMVGLNAAEVTRREPEAELCPLWIKKFNRELMRTLSFSEHETFDHPVACLLVVSSMDKEPVNKFVDLFNTNQLPSLLNEGIMDPQILKHYLVLHDQQEGPQDIAVNVLAEMRSTLGLNDCKLLCINSSTEAGGSNADNSWLPYKALVLNNHDGSCILSVDDLNEIKDFMQDFVSNHIIPYMEQKIRVLNQQVATTRKGFRNQIKNLWWRKRDDVPEAPNGPMYTFTSIESQIRVLGDFAFMLRDYELALSNYRLLATDYKLDKAWKRFAGVQEMSGLCYFILDQSRKDAEYCMENAFSTYLRIGSSGQRNATRCGLWWAEMLKTRGQYREASNVYFRVSNEEPSLHSAVLLEQAACCYLLCNPPMLRKYGFHLILAGNSYFVSDQKQHAVRVYRNALFVYKQNPWSYINNHVHFNIGRWYGVLGILDVAIKHLLEVIACSHQSLTTQNMFLNDFFHYVQSMGKKFDVYKLQLPVFNMSSLKVLHEDHRTYASHADVGVSESTWQELEEELIPSSSIVKTNWLDTQPMRKYKDSCICVAGEAVKLSVELKNPLQIPVAVSGISIICQLSSTLDALSSDVSGLDLDGGEDKVNTEPSISMLETDGDKFTLSKLDIVLGGGESKRVQLDVTPKVEGILKLVGIRWTLSESVVGYQYFEFNAQKKIKKGKRGPHRSWNNSLVVIKGLPKLTGSIDRMPTKAFAGDLKLLTLNLRNHSEYAVKGIKMKLSNPRFLIPGDSSDIGLKFPHCLKRHVQSESSVVSAKTMKDNFKSLLFAFPQDIEIQAGAALSWPIWFHAATPGNVSLYISLYYEMGSSSDIKYRTLRMHFNLEVLPSLDVSFSVSTSSSRLQEYIVRMDVMNKTPSESFVLHQLSCVGDKWAVSALAACSSINSVETVSENQAVSYFFKIKDCEADSCKEAESDSCTSDMALCPGSSTDLFDIARSPFVDFHHQERCRQVKMAKGPCSLLDFVLISKAVDNSSKPTPDFELLSHHTCHCSALSQNPIWWLMEGPRTISHDFSKSYCEANLQLVIHNSEAHKILVRVVTFDVIPEKTVHPHDSTSAQGGWYDVSLESDVKAISSSKSTHQEKRSSKSIPPYVWCSLSCAQIELQPDSCARVPLKVCIFAPGTYNFSNYELQWKVHLSEGPHVGENENRLSGGGLGYPFYVTVLQGV
- the LOC103644142 gene encoding trafficking protein particle complex subunit 8 isoform X1, whose translation is MDPLRSYLGRILLEEITPVVMVLSTPLAEAACRKNGLSFVDMLSPFSLFKKIDVPVRTASEVPYRLQMFKIRMVYASDVRKEDCEVADEKIKPVVSEANEKALPDLLSDPPQAEDVLGKPEAELCPLWIKKFNRELMRTLSFSEHETFDHPVACLLVVSSMDKEPVNKFVDLFNTNQLPSLLNEGIMDPQILKHYLVLHDQQEGPQDIAVNVLAEMRSTLGLNDCKLLCINSSTEAGGSNADNSWLPYKALVLNNHDGSCILSVDDLNEIKDFMQDFVSNHIIPYMEQKIRVLNQQVATTRKGFRNQIKNLWWRKRDDVPEAPNGPMYTFTSIESQIRVLGDFAFMLRDYELALSNYRLLATDYKLDKAWKRFAGVQEMSGLCYFILDQSRKDAEYCMENAFSTYLRIGSSGQRNATRCGLWWAEMLKTRGQYREASNVYFRVSNEEPSLHSAVLLEQAACCYLLCNPPMLRKYGFHLILAGNSYFVSDQKQHAVRVYRNALFVYKQNPWSYINNHVHFNIGRWYGVLGILDVAIKHLLEVIACSHQSLTTQNMFLNDFFHYVQSMGKKFDVYKLQLPVFNMSSLKVLHEDHRTYASHADVGVSESTWQELEEELIPSSSIVKTNWLDTQPMRKYKDSCICVAGEAVKLSVELKNPLQIPVAVSGISIICQLSSTLDALSSDVSGLDLDGGEDKVNTEPSISMLETDGDKFTLSKLDIVLGGGESKRVQLDVTPKVEGILKLVGIRWTLSESVVGYQYFEFNAQKKIKKGKRGPHRSWNNSLVVIKGLPKLTGSIDRMPTKAFAGDLKLLTLNLRNHSEYAVKGIKMKLSNPRFLIPGDSSDIGLKFPHCLKRHVQSESSVVSAKTMKDNFKSLLFAFPQDIEIQAGAALSWPIWFHAATPGNVSLYISLYYEMGSSSDIKYRTLRMHFNLEVLPSLDVSFSVSTSSSRLQEYIVRMDVMNKTPSESFVLHQLSCVGDKWAVSALAACSSINSVETVSENQAVSYFFKIKDCEADSCKEAESDSCTSDMALCPGSSTDLFDIARSPFVDFHHQERCRQVKMAKGPCSLLDFVLISKAVDNSSKPTPDFELLSHHTCHCSALSQNPIWWLMEGPRTISHDFSKSYCEANLQLVIHNSEAHKILVRVVTFDVIPEKTVHPHDSTSAQGGWYDVSLESDVKAISSSKSTHQEKRSSKSIPPYVWCSLSCAQIELQPDSCARVPLKVCIFAPGTYNFSNYELQWKVHLSEGPHVGENENRLSGGGLGYPFYVTVLQGV